A stretch of the Dechloromonas sp. TW-R-39-2 genome encodes the following:
- the argJ gene encoding bifunctional glutamate N-acetyltransferase/amino-acid acetyltransferase ArgJ encodes MPVNYSTPSADQLFPVPGVRLGVAEAEIRKKNRRDLTLVALDAGCSVAGVFTQNRFCAAPVQLCRNHLAGGKEIRALVINTGIANAGTGEPGRQAAQETCEAVGAILGIAADQVLPFSTGVILELLPVERIKAGLPAAQADLKADNWYNAAHGIMTTDTIAKAASRVVTVNGKKVTISGVSKGAGMIKPNMATMLGFVATDAGIAQPLLDELVKEAADASFNCITVDGDTSTNDSFVMIASGQSGASFKSTGDAGWAEIKAALIAVSVELAQAIVRDGEGATKFITVAVEGGKDVEECRKVGYAIGHSPLVKTAFFASDPNLGRILAAIGYAGIADLDVDGVKVWLDDVLVAEKGGRAAAYKEEDGARVMAQAEITVRVDLGRGAAQAKVYTCDFSYDYVKINADYRS; translated from the coding sequence ATGCCAGTCAATTACAGCACGCCATCTGCCGATCAACTTTTTCCCGTGCCGGGCGTTCGTCTCGGCGTTGCCGAAGCCGAAATTCGCAAGAAAAATCGCCGCGATCTGACGCTGGTTGCGTTGGATGCAGGGTGTTCTGTGGCTGGCGTGTTCACGCAAAACCGCTTTTGTGCTGCGCCGGTCCAGCTTTGCCGCAACCATCTGGCCGGTGGCAAGGAAATTCGTGCGCTGGTGATCAATACCGGTATCGCCAACGCTGGTACCGGCGAGCCGGGTCGTCAGGCGGCGCAGGAAACCTGCGAAGCCGTAGGGGCCATTCTTGGCATCGCCGCCGACCAGGTGCTGCCATTTTCGACCGGCGTCATTCTCGAACTGCTTCCGGTTGAGCGCATCAAGGCCGGTTTGCCGGCGGCGCAGGCCGATCTGAAGGCGGACAACTGGTACAACGCTGCGCACGGCATCATGACGACCGACACCATTGCCAAGGCAGCCTCGCGTGTTGTCACGGTCAACGGTAAAAAAGTGACCATTTCCGGTGTCTCCAAGGGCGCCGGCATGATCAAGCCGAATATGGCGACGATGCTCGGTTTTGTCGCCACCGATGCCGGCATTGCCCAGCCGTTGCTCGACGAGCTGGTCAAGGAAGCGGCCGATGCGTCGTTCAACTGCATCACGGTCGATGGCGATACCTCGACCAACGACTCCTTCGTGATGATCGCTTCCGGTCAGTCCGGCGCCAGTTTCAAATCGACCGGCGATGCCGGTTGGGCCGAGATCAAGGCGGCGCTGATCGCTGTTTCCGTCGAGTTGGCCCAGGCCATCGTGCGCGATGGCGAAGGCGCCACCAAGTTCATTACCGTCGCCGTCGAAGGTGGCAAGGATGTCGAAGAGTGCCGCAAGGTCGGTTACGCCATCGGTCATTCGCCGCTGGTCAAGACGGCCTTCTTTGCCTCCGACCCGAATCTCGGCCGCATCCTGGCGGCTATCGGTTACGCCGGGATTGCCGATCTCGACGTCGATGGCGTCAAGGTCTGGCTGGATGACGTGCTGGTCGCCGAAAAAGGTGGACGTGCCGCCGCCTACAAGGAAGAGGATGGCGCACGCGTGATGGCCCAGGCGGAAATCACGGTGCGGGTTGATCTCGGTCGGGGCGCTGCGCAGGCCAAGGTCTATACCTGCGACTTCTCCTACGACTACGTCAAGATCAACGCCGACTACCGTAGCTAG
- a CDS encoding AlpA family transcriptional regulator produces MKNQVNSALNILRRKQVEARTGLSRSTIYAHMRTGDFPACIRLGAKSVGWIEGEINQWLVAQIENSRKAA; encoded by the coding sequence ATGAAAAACCAAGTAAATTCTGCATTAAATATCCTGCGCCGTAAGCAGGTCGAAGCCCGTACCGGGTTGTCCCGCTCAACAATCTACGCTCATATGCGTACCGGAGATTTCCCGGCTTGTATTCGACTTGGTGCTAAATCAGTCGGTTGGATTGAAGGGGAAATAAATCAATGGCTAGTTGCCCAGATTGAAAACAGTCGGAAGGCTGCATAA
- a CDS encoding class I SAM-dependent methyltransferase produces the protein MSLKHSYTLIAPFYDALLIRATQGARQRSLAALPPTPGRILLAGVGTGLDLPHLPAAHQYIGLDLNHAMLRRSLPRGAHRDYAATLGDAQRLPFADHSFDAAVLHLILAVVPEPADCLAEIARVVRPGGSVLIFDKFLRRGQNALLRRMANPLMRRIATRLDVVFESLLDARPEFRLESDEAALAGGWFRMIRLRRI, from the coding sequence TTGAGCCTGAAGCACAGCTATACGTTGATCGCGCCGTTTTACGACGCGCTACTGATCCGCGCCACGCAGGGCGCCCGGCAACGCAGTCTTGCTGCACTGCCACCGACGCCGGGTCGGATTCTGCTGGCGGGGGTTGGCACCGGGCTCGACCTGCCGCACCTGCCCGCCGCCCATCAATACATCGGGCTGGACCTGAATCATGCAATGCTGCGCCGCAGCCTGCCGCGCGGTGCTCATCGCGACTATGCTGCGACACTGGGCGACGCCCAGCGCCTGCCCTTTGCCGATCACAGTTTTGATGCGGCAGTACTGCACCTGATCCTGGCCGTCGTGCCGGAACCGGCCGACTGTCTGGCGGAAATCGCCCGGGTCGTTCGGCCGGGCGGCAGCGTGCTGATTTTCGACAAATTTCTGCGTCGCGGCCAAAACGCCCTGCTGCGTCGGATGGCCAACCCGCTGATGCGGCGCATTGCTACACGACTCGATGTGGTCTTTGAAAGTTTGCTCGATGCCAGGCCGGAATTCAGACTTGAGAGCGACGAAGCGGCACTGGCCGGCGGCTGGTTCAGGATGATCCGGCTGCGTCGGATCTGA
- the apaG gene encoding Co2+/Mg2+ efflux protein ApaG, with protein MPNANKYRITIHPVPQFIPEQSDPDNDRYIFTYTITITNVGEVAAQLISRHWIITDANNEVQEVRGLGVIGKQPLLKPGESFEYTSGTAMPTPLGTMKGTYQMVAEDGTHFEAEIPEFVLATPRVLH; from the coding sequence ATGCCCAACGCCAACAAGTACCGAATCACGATTCATCCTGTGCCGCAATTCATTCCGGAACAGTCTGACCCGGACAACGACCGCTACATTTTCACCTACACCATCACCATCACCAATGTCGGCGAAGTTGCGGCACAACTGATCTCACGCCACTGGATCATTACCGACGCCAACAACGAGGTGCAGGAGGTCCGGGGCCTGGGCGTCATCGGCAAACAGCCGCTGCTCAAGCCGGGTGAAAGTTTCGAATACACCAGTGGAACGGCAATGCCGACGCCGCTGGGGACGATGAAGGGGACTTACCAGATGGTCGCCGAGGACGGCACCCATTTCGAGGCCGAGATTCCCGAATTCGTACTCGCCACACCGCGCGTACTGCATTGA
- the rpe gene encoding ribulose-phosphate 3-epimerase, whose translation MSAKDFVIAPSILSANFAKLGEEVANVIASGADWIHFDVMDNHYVPNLTIGPLVCEAIRPCTAAPIDVHLMVKPVDRIIPDFAKAGANIITFHPEASDHVDRSLSLIRDAGCQGGLVFNPATPLDYMDYVLDKIDVILLMSVNPGFGGQKFIPGTLAKARQARAKLDAYEKESGRRIRLEIDGGVNVTNIAEIARAGVDAFVAGSAVYGAGKDSDPHRYDTIIGALRSELGKV comes from the coding sequence ATGTCTGCCAAAGATTTCGTGATCGCACCGAGCATTCTGTCCGCCAATTTCGCCAAACTGGGCGAGGAAGTGGCCAACGTCATCGCCTCGGGGGCGGACTGGATTCACTTTGACGTGATGGACAACCATTACGTTCCCAACCTGACCATCGGGCCGCTGGTTTGCGAGGCAATTCGCCCGTGTACCGCAGCACCGATCGACGTGCATCTGATGGTCAAACCGGTTGATCGCATCATCCCCGATTTTGCCAAGGCTGGGGCCAATATCATTACCTTTCACCCGGAAGCCTCCGATCACGTCGACCGCAGCCTGTCGCTGATTCGTGATGCCGGTTGTCAGGGCGGCCTGGTTTTCAACCCGGCAACACCGCTCGATTACATGGATTACGTGCTCGACAAGATCGACGTCATCCTGCTGATGAGCGTCAATCCCGGTTTTGGTGGGCAGAAATTCATTCCCGGCACGCTGGCCAAGGCACGTCAGGCGCGGGCCAAGCTCGACGCCTACGAGAAGGAAAGCGGCCGTCGCATCCGTCTGGAAATCGACGGTGGCGTCAATGTCACGAATATCGCCGAAATCGCTCGTGCCGGCGTCGATGCCTTCGTCGCCGGTTCGGCCGTCTATGGTGCCGGCAAGGACAGCGACCCGCATCGCTACGACACGATCATCGGCGCGCTGCGCAGCGAACTGGGCAAGGTCTGA
- the trpE gene encoding anthranilate synthase component I, with product MTETEFNSLAAQGYNRIPVTLETFADLDTPLSIYLKLANGPYTYLLESVQGGERFGRYSIIGLASPTRIVVHGHQVLVLTGNRIAEREDDTNPLEFIGKFMERFRAAPQAGLPRFCGGLVGCFGYDTVRYVETRLTRTQKPGDLGTPDIGLLLSEEIAVVDNLSGKLTLVVFAEPGFPGAYQKARSRLKELLAKLRTPVTIPSEQPVQSEAAVSVFGEAAFKKAVLKAKEYITEGDVMQVVLSQRMTKPFHASPLALYRTLRSLNPSPYMFYFDFEDFHVVGASPEILVRLEGERVTVRPIAGTRKRGASPEEDAALATELLADEKERAEHTQLLDLGRNDCGRVARIGSVKLTENMLVERYSHVMHIVSNVEGRLQPGLDALDVLKATFPAGTVSGAPKVRAMEIIDELEPVKRGIYAGAVGYLGFHGDMDLAIAIRTAVVKDKQLHVQAGAGIVADSDPNSEWQETQNKARAVLRAAELAEQGLDTRID from the coding sequence ATGACTGAAACCGAATTCAATTCGCTTGCCGCGCAAGGCTACAACCGCATTCCTGTCACGCTGGAAACGTTTGCCGACCTTGATACGCCGCTTTCCATCTACCTCAAGCTGGCCAACGGCCCTTACACCTATCTGCTGGAGTCGGTGCAGGGGGGCGAACGCTTCGGGCGCTATTCGATCATCGGCCTGGCTTCGCCGACGCGCATCGTCGTGCATGGTCACCAGGTGCTGGTATTGACCGGCAACCGCATTGCCGAGCGTGAGGACGACACCAATCCGCTCGAATTCATCGGAAAGTTCATGGAGCGTTTCCGTGCCGCACCGCAAGCCGGACTGCCGCGCTTCTGCGGCGGTCTGGTCGGTTGCTTCGGCTACGATACGGTGCGCTACGTCGAGACGCGCCTGACCCGGACCCAAAAGCCGGGCGATCTGGGAACGCCGGATATCGGCCTGCTGCTATCGGAGGAAATCGCCGTCGTCGATAACCTCTCGGGCAAGCTGACGCTGGTTGTCTTTGCCGAACCGGGCTTTCCCGGTGCTTACCAGAAAGCACGTTCGCGGCTGAAAGAGCTGCTCGCCAAACTGCGCACGCCGGTCACCATCCCGAGTGAGCAGCCGGTCCAATCCGAGGCAGCAGTCTCTGTTTTCGGCGAGGCCGCGTTCAAGAAGGCCGTCCTCAAGGCCAAGGAATACATTACCGAAGGCGACGTGATGCAGGTCGTCCTGTCGCAGCGCATGACCAAGCCGTTCCACGCCAGTCCGCTGGCGCTGTACCGCACCCTGCGCAGCCTCAACCCGTCGCCCTATATGTTCTACTTCGATTTCGAGGATTTCCATGTCGTCGGCGCATCGCCTGAGATTCTGGTCCGTCTCGAAGGCGAGCGCGTCACTGTCCGGCCGATTGCCGGGACGCGTAAACGCGGCGCATCGCCGGAAGAAGATGCCGCACTGGCCACCGAGTTGCTGGCCGATGAGAAGGAACGCGCCGAACACACCCAGTTGCTCGACCTCGGGCGCAACGACTGCGGCCGTGTCGCACGCATCGGCAGCGTCAAACTGACCGAGAACATGCTGGTCGAGCGTTACTCGCATGTGATGCACATCGTCTCCAACGTCGAAGGCCGCCTGCAACCGGGGCTGGATGCACTCGACGTGCTCAAGGCGACCTTCCCGGCCGGTACCGTGTCCGGTGCGCCGAAAGTGCGGGCGATGGAAATCATCGACGAACTCGAACCGGTCAAGCGCGGTATTTATGCCGGTGCAGTCGGCTATCTTGGTTTCCATGGCGACATGGATCTGGCAATTGCGATCCGTACCGCCGTGGTCAAGGACAAGCAGCTGCACGTTCAGGCTGGTGCCGGTATCGTCGCCGATTCGGATCCGAATTCCGAATGGCAGGAAACGCAGAACAAGGCGCGTGCCGTGCTGCGCGCCGCCGAACTGGCCGAGCAGGGGCTGGATACCCGGATCGACTGA
- a CDS encoding glutamate/aspartate ABC transporter substrate-binding protein: MKRIAFVAAFATAFGAAATLPAHAQESATLKKIKDTGSITLGHRESSIPFSYYDDKQQVIGYSHELMLKVVDGVKAELKLAKLDTKLMPVTSANRITLIQNGTVDIECGSTTNNTERQKQVGFSTSIFVIGTKLMAKKTAGINDFADLAGKNVVTTAGTTSERLIRKMNEDKQMKMNIISAKDHGEAFLTLETGRAVAFMMDDALLYGEMAKAKRPADWVVVGTAQSKEAYGCMLRKEDPAFKKVVDAALSKAMTSGEADKIYSKWFMNPIPPKGLNLEMPMSDDMKALFKAPNDKAYE; this comes from the coding sequence ATGAAACGTATCGCTTTTGTTGCTGCTTTTGCTACCGCTTTCGGCGCGGCTGCCACCCTGCCGGCCCATGCCCAGGAATCCGCGACCCTGAAAAAAATCAAGGACACCGGCAGCATCACGCTGGGTCATCGTGAATCGTCGATTCCTTTTTCCTATTACGACGACAAGCAGCAAGTCATCGGCTACTCGCACGAGTTGATGCTCAAGGTCGTTGATGGCGTCAAGGCTGAGTTGAAGCTGGCCAAGCTCGATACCAAGCTGATGCCGGTGACCTCGGCCAACCGCATCACGCTGATCCAGAATGGCACGGTCGACATCGAATGTGGCTCGACAACCAACAATACCGAGCGCCAGAAGCAAGTCGGTTTCTCGACCAGCATCTTTGTCATCGGGACCAAGCTGATGGCCAAGAAGACCGCCGGGATCAACGATTTTGCCGATCTGGCCGGCAAGAACGTGGTGACCACCGCCGGCACGACGTCCGAGCGCCTGATCCGCAAGATGAACGAAGACAAGCAGATGAAGATGAACATCATCTCCGCCAAGGATCACGGCGAAGCCTTCCTGACGCTGGAAACCGGCCGTGCCGTTGCCTTCATGATGGATGACGCACTGCTTTACGGTGAAATGGCCAAGGCCAAGCGCCCGGCTGATTGGGTGGTGGTCGGTACCGCACAATCCAAGGAAGCCTACGGCTGCATGCTGCGCAAGGAAGATCCGGCTTTCAAGAAGGTGGTTGATGCTGCGCTGAGCAAAGCGATGACCTCCGGCGAAGCCGACAAGATCTACAGCAAGTGGTTCATGAACCCGATTCCGCCGAAGGGCCTGAATCTTGAGATGCCGATGTCGGACGACATGAAGGCACTGTTCAAGGCACCGAACGACAAGGCTTACGAATAA
- a CDS encoding phosphoglycolate phosphatase, giving the protein MHFQSVTFDLDGTLLDTIADLAEGCRLMLEEIGAPPRTLAEVHSFVGKGMAVLVERCLTHGGQAPSDAQIQAAIESFKKHYAAVNGRLTRIYPGVSEGLEVWKASGLKLGIVTNKPAMFTEALLEHVGMRHYFEVVVSGDTTAHKKPHPEPILHACRQMGIEPRFNLHIGDSKNDIEAARAAGCPAYAVPYGYNEGEPVDSADCDALVSDLLAAYRQALTFKDLHHK; this is encoded by the coding sequence ATGCATTTCCAGTCGGTTACCTTCGATCTCGACGGTACGCTGCTCGATACCATCGCCGACCTGGCCGAAGGCTGCCGGCTGATGCTGGAGGAAATCGGTGCGCCGCCGCGTACGCTGGCCGAAGTGCACAGCTTTGTCGGCAAGGGCATGGCTGTGCTCGTCGAACGCTGCCTGACGCATGGCGGGCAGGCACCGTCGGATGCGCAGATACAGGCGGCGATCGAGTCCTTCAAGAAGCACTATGCTGCGGTCAACGGTCGTTTGACCCGGATTTACCCCGGCGTCAGCGAAGGTCTTGAAGTTTGGAAGGCGAGCGGCCTGAAGCTCGGCATCGTGACCAACAAACCGGCGATGTTCACCGAAGCACTGCTTGAGCATGTCGGCATGCGGCATTACTTCGAGGTCGTCGTTTCCGGCGATACGACGGCGCACAAGAAACCGCATCCGGAACCGATCCTGCACGCCTGCCGCCAGATGGGCATCGAGCCGCGCTTCAATTTGCATATTGGCGACTCAAAAAACGACATCGAAGCCGCCCGCGCCGCCGGTTGCCCGGCCTACGCCGTCCCCTACGGCTACAACGAGGGGGAGCCGGTGGACAGCGCCGATTGCGATGCGCTAGTATCCGACCTGCTCGCCGCCTACCGGCAAGCCCTTACTTTCAAAGACCTCCATCACAAATGA
- the ydiK gene encoding AI-2E family transporter YdiK, with product MATDIRRDLARNTLAILCILGLIGLSLWVLRPFLAATVWATMIVVATWPVFKSLEQRLGNRRLPAIVLMSLGMLLLLILPLWLAIDTISGHSAQLTAAGRALAENGLPLPPDWVAGLPLFGEKLASAWRQLAAAGTAGIMTEVMPYAADTGKWVLAQVGGLGGMLIQFLLVVTIAAILYAGGESAARMVLRFGRRLAGERGKNSIILAGQAIRGVALGVGVTAIVQTVLGGLGLAIAGVPFASLLSALMLMFCIAQVGPMLVLLPAVGWMYWTGDTGWATALLVWSLIVGTLDNFLRPMLIKRGADLPLLLIFAGVIGGMLSFGLIGIFVGPVALAVTYTLLLAWIEDALGKDEVEG from the coding sequence ATGGCCACCGACATCCGCCGTGATCTGGCCCGCAATACGCTGGCCATTCTCTGCATTCTGGGGTTGATCGGTCTGTCGCTGTGGGTGTTGCGCCCTTTTCTGGCCGCCACGGTCTGGGCGACGATGATTGTTGTTGCAACCTGGCCGGTGTTCAAGTCGCTTGAGCAGCGCCTTGGCAATCGACGTCTGCCGGCGATTGTCCTGATGTCGCTCGGTATGCTGCTTCTGCTGATTTTGCCGTTGTGGCTGGCGATCGATACCATTTCCGGGCATTCAGCACAGTTGACCGCAGCAGGTCGGGCGCTGGCCGAAAATGGCTTGCCTTTGCCGCCGGACTGGGTGGCCGGCTTGCCCTTGTTTGGTGAAAAGCTGGCAAGCGCCTGGCGTCAGCTAGCCGCGGCCGGCACCGCCGGCATCATGACGGAAGTCATGCCCTATGCCGCCGATACCGGCAAGTGGGTACTCGCTCAGGTGGGTGGCCTCGGCGGCATGCTGATCCAGTTCCTGCTGGTCGTGACTATCGCGGCCATTCTCTATGCCGGTGGTGAGAGTGCGGCCCGCATGGTGCTGCGTTTCGGTCGCCGGCTGGCCGGGGAGCGTGGCAAAAACTCGATCATTCTCGCTGGACAGGCGATTCGCGGCGTGGCGCTGGGGGTTGGTGTCACGGCCATTGTCCAGACGGTGCTCGGTGGTCTGGGTCTGGCGATTGCCGGCGTGCCGTTCGCCTCCTTGCTTTCGGCCTTGATGCTGATGTTCTGTATCGCCCAGGTCGGTCCGATGCTGGTCCTGCTACCGGCGGTTGGCTGGATGTACTGGACCGGCGATACCGGCTGGGCGACTGCCTTGCTGGTCTGGAGCCTGATCGTCGGTACGCTGGACAACTTTCTGCGTCCGATGCTGATCAAGCGTGGCGCCGATTTGCCGCTGTTGCTGATCTTTGCCGGCGTGATTGGCGGCATGCTGAGCTTCGGCCTGATCGGTATTTTCGTTGGTCCGGTGGCGCTGGCGGTGACCTATACCTTGCTGCTTGCCTGGATCGAGGATGCGCTGGGCAAGGACGAAGTCGAGGGCTGA
- a CDS encoding integrase arm-type DNA-binding domain-containing protein: MLTDTAVKNAQSREKLYRMADMHGLCLEVKPNGAKAWRYRYRIGGKENMYAIGTYPEMSLKEARLVRNDAEAMVKKGIHPSRQRQLDRIVRANELNDTFEGVAREWMLSNASEWSAGYAANVQRRLEADAFPSLGKLPVKDIKPAHVLDTLKKVAKRSPTQAKLLQTWIGGAFRFAVVNLRRDDDPCFPLRRSIKTPTQVRHHAILKTEKQIGDFLRAVNGAVGEYSTKAAVMLMWFTVCRVNEVVGARWGEIDFDQKIWAIPGERMKGKQDHVVPLSDSAIDVLKSMQPLSGSLEFVFPHRSDRKKSMSPEAIRDLFRRAGYEGKFTPHGIRGTFSTAANGAKLENGEDFRSEAIELCLAHQERNKIRAAYNHAKLITERFELLTWWAGMLNECMAGGDVIAMRRA, translated from the coding sequence ATGCTCACAGATACCGCTGTAAAGAACGCTCAGTCAAGGGAAAAGCTCTACCGAATGGCTGATATGCATGGGCTGTGTTTGGAGGTCAAACCGAACGGCGCGAAGGCTTGGCGCTATCGCTACCGAATCGGTGGCAAGGAAAATATGTACGCCATCGGCACCTATCCGGAAATGAGCCTGAAAGAAGCGCGTCTCGTTCGTAATGATGCGGAGGCGATGGTCAAAAAAGGGATTCACCCCAGCCGACAGAGGCAGCTGGATCGAATCGTCAGAGCGAACGAGTTAAACGATACGTTCGAAGGTGTGGCGCGAGAATGGATGCTGTCGAACGCGTCTGAATGGTCGGCAGGGTACGCCGCAAATGTTCAGAGACGATTAGAGGCTGACGCATTCCCATCGCTGGGCAAGTTGCCGGTAAAGGATATTAAGCCGGCGCACGTACTCGACACCTTGAAGAAGGTAGCAAAAAGAAGCCCGACACAGGCCAAGCTATTGCAAACGTGGATCGGTGGCGCATTCCGCTTTGCGGTCGTAAATCTTAGGCGTGATGATGATCCTTGCTTCCCTTTGCGCCGCTCGATTAAGACCCCGACACAGGTTCGTCATCATGCGATCTTGAAAACGGAAAAGCAGATAGGTGACTTCCTGCGAGCGGTGAATGGTGCTGTTGGTGAATATTCGACAAAAGCAGCCGTGATGCTGATGTGGTTCACCGTTTGCCGTGTGAATGAGGTTGTTGGTGCAAGGTGGGGGGAAATCGATTTTGATCAAAAGATATGGGCAATACCTGGCGAGCGGATGAAGGGCAAGCAAGACCACGTTGTTCCATTGTCCGATTCCGCGATTGATGTTCTCAAATCAATGCAGCCGCTTTCTGGCTCGCTTGAGTTCGTCTTTCCACACAGATCAGATCGAAAGAAGAGCATGTCCCCTGAGGCCATCCGAGATCTGTTTCGACGGGCTGGATACGAAGGCAAATTTACGCCGCACGGTATCCGTGGAACTTTCTCGACAGCGGCGAACGGTGCGAAATTGGAGAACGGTGAAGACTTCCGCAGTGAAGCGATTGAGCTTTGCTTGGCGCACCAAGAGCGCAACAAAATTCGTGCTGCATACAATCACGCGAAGTTAATCACGGAGCGGTTTGAGTTGCTTACTTGGTGGGCGGGTATGCTTAATGAATGTATGGCTGGTGGTGATGTTATTGCAATGCGGAGGGCTTGA
- a CDS encoding DUF3987 domain-containing protein — translation MHEIERSLSTLDNLAEEMLTTLEWTMPVDVFAEQPVPPLPLDCLPAPFAKYANECSAASGFDVGGYSLLTLISACNHIDHRARMEIAPGFEVPAFAWLGLVAKSGAGKSPIMKASRRFAEAINAEMLKSSQSTQAEHAAGNRDTRPRWRQRHADDTTTEALAKLLIDNPEGVNLFHDEITRFIGQLDAYGNAGGGKDRGVFLQAFDGGSVTVNRAKAAPMFIEQFSVGIIAGMQPDVLADLFRKTGGGADGLYQRFLVYQISPPNIVNYESTHGLLTAATIQNIFSRIQEWNDAGIFTEQKAKLAPDARKGHADYLNQIRIITARTPAKRLAEHLDKFPGFLGRLAFGLHCVECAVNGEYLAEVSIDTFERAKRILRVLYRHSEAVYLILDRGAGDVLHLVRSAAEAILSKGWERFQRGDLTRYATDWRGRSDQTPEAALDLLIELGWLADITENQPGKRGRKSDGKFLVNPQAHLMFSEHAERITRERAERFEAIKALAA, via the coding sequence ATGCATGAAATTGAACGCTCACTGAGCACCCTCGACAACCTGGCTGAGGAAATGCTAACCACCCTCGAATGGACGATGCCGGTTGATGTATTCGCCGAACAGCCGGTGCCGCCATTGCCATTGGACTGCCTGCCTGCACCATTTGCCAAATACGCAAATGAATGCAGCGCTGCATCTGGGTTCGACGTAGGTGGATACAGCCTGCTGACGCTAATCAGCGCGTGCAATCATATTGACCACCGGGCCAGAATGGAGATTGCACCGGGCTTTGAGGTTCCAGCGTTCGCATGGTTGGGCCTTGTGGCCAAGTCTGGCGCTGGGAAGTCTCCGATTATGAAAGCCTCTCGACGCTTCGCTGAGGCAATCAATGCTGAGATGCTTAAATCGTCGCAGAGCACCCAAGCCGAACACGCGGCAGGCAATCGAGATACCCGCCCACGGTGGCGACAGCGCCACGCTGACGACACGACGACCGAGGCACTGGCAAAGCTGCTGATTGACAACCCCGAAGGCGTGAATTTGTTCCACGATGAAATCACTCGCTTTATCGGACAGCTTGATGCTTACGGCAACGCGGGGGGCGGCAAAGATCGTGGCGTTTTCCTGCAAGCGTTTGATGGTGGCAGCGTAACCGTCAATCGAGCCAAGGCTGCGCCGATGTTTATCGAGCAGTTCTCAGTGGGCATTATCGCCGGGATGCAACCTGATGTGCTGGCTGATCTGTTTCGTAAAACAGGTGGCGGTGCCGATGGCCTTTATCAGCGTTTCCTCGTTTATCAAATTTCGCCCCCGAATATTGTTAATTATGAATCAACGCATGGCTTGCTGACCGCAGCAACGATTCAGAATATATTCAGCCGAATTCAGGAATGGAACGATGCCGGTATATTCACTGAGCAAAAGGCGAAGTTGGCCCCGGATGCACGTAAAGGCCACGCCGACTATCTCAACCAAATACGGATTATCACGGCACGCACGCCAGCAAAACGGCTCGCCGAACATCTCGATAAGTTTCCGGGCTTTCTTGGCCGGCTGGCATTCGGTCTGCACTGCGTAGAATGCGCCGTAAATGGCGAATACTTAGCCGAGGTAAGCATTGATACCTTTGAGCGAGCCAAACGCATTCTGCGCGTTTTGTATAGGCATTCTGAGGCTGTTTATCTAATCCTCGACCGAGGCGCTGGCGACGTGCTGCATCTTGTCCGGTCTGCTGCCGAAGCAATCCTGAGTAAAGGCTGGGAACGCTTCCAGCGTGGCGACCTGACGCGATATGCAACAGACTGGCGAGGCCGGAGCGATCAAACGCCGGAAGCTGCACTAGACCTGCTAATCGAACTGGGATGGCTTGCAGATATTACCGAGAACCAGCCCGGCAAACGCGGCAGGAAATCAGACGGCAAATTCCTTGTGAATCCGCAAGCGCACTTGATGTTCAGCGAACATGCCGAACGGATTACACGGGAGCGCGCCGAACGCTTCGAGGCAATCAAAGCACTGGCGGCATAG